Proteins encoded together in one Amblyomma americanum isolate KBUSLIRL-KWMA chromosome 1, ASM5285725v1, whole genome shotgun sequence window:
- the LOC144112075 gene encoding uncharacterized protein LOC144112075 isoform X1: MEARAQNNPTASNITTGPIQGQDKTQEMEVVPMTTCYDARTGTGPSENGEEERMHQENGSDLTQDEETNWEIYFSRKSNKGRGRANDANSKATTHPIGKNKMAPAHTAAGGMTQSDSNKSTKTEGRRGHQGQNLPPLPRSDAKIIIRPRGGLKIQDMKPYQATQAIVQACGGKIKEEDFLVRLRPGSNIIIASTSNDDSANEIRKIRELPIQGTSYQVQAYMAMPSDVTRVVIHGLPSEISPKELESRLRIRSQGTEILAARMLGKSETALITLDGPDPKWIIFSAGEYKTYPYRPTRQCCFVCGMQGHCSDVCPTPGARTCRRCGATNPEENHECQPKCMICGEDHLTGTRDCKRRLKTAAELRGRQGKPGQQRRSHSRGRGRRPRWFGPENESNSRSRSRVSQAESRSRSRSRGRSHSRGPRDESFPPLGTQGTKQAASKQQQQKSGVKGLQISSAEAGAKFKAPSRQPRMEGSPSAPSDCIIFRNRPQTACFD; this comes from the coding sequence ATGGAAGCTCGGGCACAGAATAACCCCACCGCAAGCAACATAACAACTGGTCCGATCCAAGGAcaggataaaactcaagaaatgGAGGTAGTACCGATGACCACGTGTTACGACGCGAGGACCGGGACAGGCCCCAGCGAAAACGGAGAGGAGGAACGCATGCATCAGGAGAACGGGAGTGACCTGACGCAAGACGAAGAAACCAATTGGGAGATATATTTCTCCAGGAAAAGCAATAAAGGGAGAGGGCGAGCCAACGATGCCAACTCGAAAGCCACAACACACCCCATCGGAAAGAACAAGATGGCGCCAGCTCACACGGCAGCAGGTGGGATGACGCAATCGGACAGCAATAAAAGCACGAAGACAGAGGGACGGCGAGGACATCAAGGGCAAAACCTGCCCCCGCTTCCAAGGAGCGACGCGAAGATCATCATCAGACCAAGAGGAGGACTCAAAATACAGGACATGAAACCATATCAAGCCACACAGGCCATCGTACAGGCTTGTGGAGGGAAGATCAAAGAAGAAGACTTTCTGGTCAGACTCCGGCCGGGCTCCAATATCATAATCGCAAGTACTTCGAATGACGACTctgcgaatgagattaggaaaatAAGAGAGCTCCCGATCCAAGGAACAAGCTACCAAGTCCAGGCTTACATGGCAATGCCTAGCGACGTCACACGGGTCGTTATACACGGCCTACCATCAGAAATATCACCCAAGGAACTGGAATCCAGGCTGAGAATAAGATCGCAGGGCACGGAAATCCTGGCAGCAAGGATGCTAGGGAAATCAGAAACGGCGCTGATAACCCTCGACGGCCCAGACCCGAAATGGATCATATTCAGCGCCGGTGAATACAAGACTTACCCCTACAGACCCACGAGGCAGTGCTGCTTCGTTTGCGGAATGCAGGGACACTGCTCCGATGTATGTCCAACACCGGGTGCGAGGACCTGCAGACGCTGCGGGGCAACTAACCCGGAGGAAAACCACGAGTGCCAACCCAAGTGCATGATATGTGGGGAAGACCACCTGACAGGAACCAGAGACTGCAAAAGAAGGCTGAAGACCGCTGCGGAACTGAGGGGCCGCCAAGGAAAGCCGGGACAACAACGGAGAAGCCACAGCCGCGGCCGGGGACGACGACCACGATGGTTCGGGCCGGAGAACGAGAGCAACAGCCGCTCCCGCAGCCGGGTCAGCCAGGCCGAATCCCGCTCAAGAAGCCGGAGCCGGGGACGTAGCCACAGCAGGGGACccagggacgagtccttcccaccGCTCGGCACCCAGGGCACCAAGCAAGCAGCatcaaagcaacagcagcaaaagagCGGAgtgaag
- the LOC144112075 gene encoding uncharacterized protein LOC144112075 isoform X2, producing MEARAQNNPTASNITTGPIQGQDKTQEMEVVPMTTCYDARTGTGPSENGEEERMHQENGSDLTQDEETNWEIYFSRKSNKGRGRANDANSKATTHPIGKNKMAPAHTAAGGMTQSDSNKSTKTEGRRGHQGQNLPPLPRSDAKIIIRPRGGLKIQDMKPYQATQAIVQACGGKIKEEDFLVRLRPGSNIIIASTSNDDSANEIRKIRELPIQGTSYQVQAYMAMPSDVTRVVIHGLPSEISPKELESRLRIRSQGTEILAARMLGKSETALITLDGPDPKWIIFSAGEYKTYPYRPTRQCCFVCGMQGHCSDVCPTPGARTCRRCGATNPEENHECQPKCMICGEDHLTGTRDCKRRLKTAAELRGRQGKPGQQRRSHSRGRGRRPRWFGPENESNSRSRSRVSQAESRSRSRSRGRSHSRGPRDESFPPLGTQGTKQAASKQQQQKSGVKS from the coding sequence ATGGAAGCTCGGGCACAGAATAACCCCACCGCAAGCAACATAACAACTGGTCCGATCCAAGGAcaggataaaactcaagaaatgGAGGTAGTACCGATGACCACGTGTTACGACGCGAGGACCGGGACAGGCCCCAGCGAAAACGGAGAGGAGGAACGCATGCATCAGGAGAACGGGAGTGACCTGACGCAAGACGAAGAAACCAATTGGGAGATATATTTCTCCAGGAAAAGCAATAAAGGGAGAGGGCGAGCCAACGATGCCAACTCGAAAGCCACAACACACCCCATCGGAAAGAACAAGATGGCGCCAGCTCACACGGCAGCAGGTGGGATGACGCAATCGGACAGCAATAAAAGCACGAAGACAGAGGGACGGCGAGGACATCAAGGGCAAAACCTGCCCCCGCTTCCAAGGAGCGACGCGAAGATCATCATCAGACCAAGAGGAGGACTCAAAATACAGGACATGAAACCATATCAAGCCACACAGGCCATCGTACAGGCTTGTGGAGGGAAGATCAAAGAAGAAGACTTTCTGGTCAGACTCCGGCCGGGCTCCAATATCATAATCGCAAGTACTTCGAATGACGACTctgcgaatgagattaggaaaatAAGAGAGCTCCCGATCCAAGGAACAAGCTACCAAGTCCAGGCTTACATGGCAATGCCTAGCGACGTCACACGGGTCGTTATACACGGCCTACCATCAGAAATATCACCCAAGGAACTGGAATCCAGGCTGAGAATAAGATCGCAGGGCACGGAAATCCTGGCAGCAAGGATGCTAGGGAAATCAGAAACGGCGCTGATAACCCTCGACGGCCCAGACCCGAAATGGATCATATTCAGCGCCGGTGAATACAAGACTTACCCCTACAGACCCACGAGGCAGTGCTGCTTCGTTTGCGGAATGCAGGGACACTGCTCCGATGTATGTCCAACACCGGGTGCGAGGACCTGCAGACGCTGCGGGGCAACTAACCCGGAGGAAAACCACGAGTGCCAACCCAAGTGCATGATATGTGGGGAAGACCACCTGACAGGAACCAGAGACTGCAAAAGAAGGCTGAAGACCGCTGCGGAACTGAGGGGCCGCCAAGGAAAGCCGGGACAACAACGGAGAAGCCACAGCCGCGGCCGGGGACGACGACCACGATGGTTCGGGCCGGAGAACGAGAGCAACAGCCGCTCCCGCAGCCGGGTCAGCCAGGCCGAATCCCGCTCAAGAAGCCGGAGCCGGGGACGTAGCCACAGCAGGGGACccagggacgagtccttcccaccGCTCGGCACCCAGGGCACCAAGCAAGCAGCatcaaagcaacagcagcaaaagagCGGAgtgaag